A portion of the Tenacibaculum todarodis genome contains these proteins:
- a CDS encoding aspartate-semialdehyde dehydrogenase: MRVAVVGATGMVGTVMLQVLEERNLPITELIPVASARSAGKKLAYKGNDYTVVTLEDAVKMKPDVALFSAGGDTSLEWAPKFAEVGTTVIDNSSAWRMDPTKKLVVPEINGDVLTAEDKIIANPNCSTIQLVMALSPLHDKYKMKRLVISTYQSVSGTGVKAVKQLDNEEAGIDGEMAYPHKIGRNALPHCDIFLENGYTKEEMKLVKEPKKILRDDSFSVTATAVRIPTAGGHSEAVNVQFENDFDVAEVRQLLNDFPGVVVQDDLANNVYPMPINAHDKDEVFVGRIRRDESQENTLNLWIVSDNLRKGAATNTVQIAEYLVANNLI, encoded by the coding sequence ATGAGAGTAGCTGTAGTAGGAGCAACAGGAATGGTAGGAACCGTAATGTTACAAGTTTTAGAAGAACGTAATTTACCAATAACAGAATTAATTCCGGTTGCATCGGCAAGATCTGCTGGTAAAAAATTAGCATATAAAGGAAACGATTATACCGTTGTAACTTTAGAAGATGCTGTAAAAATGAAACCAGATGTAGCATTATTTTCTGCAGGTGGAGATACTTCTTTAGAATGGGCACCAAAATTTGCTGAAGTTGGTACAACTGTTATCGATAATTCTTCTGCTTGGAGAATGGATCCGACAAAAAAGTTAGTAGTCCCAGAAATTAATGGAGATGTTTTAACTGCTGAAGATAAAATTATTGCAAATCCAAACTGTTCTACAATTCAGTTAGTAATGGCTTTATCTCCTTTACATGATAAATATAAAATGAAACGTTTGGTAATTTCTACCTATCAATCGGTTTCCGGAACTGGTGTAAAAGCTGTAAAACAATTAGATAACGAAGAAGCTGGTATTGATGGCGAAATGGCGTATCCGCATAAAATTGGAAGAAATGCTTTACCTCATTGTGATATTTTCTTAGAAAACGGATATACAAAAGAAGAAATGAAATTGGTTAAAGAACCTAAGAAAATTTTACGTGACGATTCTTTTTCTGTAACTGCAACTGCGGTTAGAATACCAACTGCTGGTGGACATTCTGAAGCGGTAAATGTGCAGTTTGAAAATGATTTTGATGTAGCTGAAGTTCGTCAACTTTTAAATGATTTCCCAGGAGTTGTTGTTCAGGATGATTTAGCAAATAATGTATATCCAATGCCAATAAACGCTCATGATAAAGATGAAGTTTTTGTGGGAAGAATTAGAAGAGATGAGTCTCAAGAAAACACCTTAAACTTATGGATTGTTTCTGACAATCTTAGAAAAGGTGCAGCAACAAATACAGTACAAATTGCAGAATATTTAGTTGCAAATAATTTGATATAA